The proteins below are encoded in one region of Leptospira sp. WS4.C2:
- the ccoN gene encoding cytochrome-c oxidase, cbb3-type subunit I — MATEKTQYDDFIVKGFIISALVWGVASMTFGVIIAFQLVYPQLNFELPWTSFGRLRPLHTNAAIFGFALSVIFATAYHTVQRLCRTRMWNDTLSKIHLALYNLTIVLAAITLPLGYSQSKEYAELEWPIDVLIVVWYVIFFANYLMTVLKRKEEQMYVAIWFYIASFVTVPLLFIVNNIVIPAGFLKSYSVYAGVFDANIQWWYGHNAVAFVLTTPFLGLMYYYLPKHIKQPIYSHRLSIIHFWSLIFIYIWAGPHHLLYSPIPEWLQTTGMVFSIMLWMPSWGGMLNGFLTLTQAKDKIKVDATLKMMLAAVTFYGMSTFEGPLLSIRAVSALGHNTDWIIGHVHSGTLGWVGFMSAAALYYLVPRLWNSNLYSEKLANAHFWLGTLGILLYIISMWVSGITEGSMWRAVGENGELVYKDWVEIVEFLKPFRLFRAIGGTLYLTGIILMVYNFIKTIQNKDSGFVEQDLRIGVKS; from the coding sequence TTGGCTACGGAAAAAACTCAATATGACGATTTCATCGTAAAAGGGTTTATCATTTCAGCGTTAGTCTGGGGCGTCGCATCAATGACATTCGGTGTCATTATTGCCTTCCAGCTTGTATATCCACAGCTGAATTTTGAATTACCTTGGACGAGCTTCGGAAGGTTACGACCTCTACATACCAATGCTGCCATTTTTGGATTTGCATTGAGTGTTATCTTCGCCACAGCGTACCATACAGTACAAAGACTGTGCCGAACCAGAATGTGGAACGACACACTTTCCAAAATACACCTGGCATTGTATAACCTGACAATTGTTCTTGCAGCAATTACTTTACCACTTGGTTACAGCCAATCAAAAGAATATGCCGAATTAGAATGGCCTATCGACGTATTGATTGTTGTATGGTATGTAATCTTCTTTGCAAACTATTTGATGACGGTACTCAAAAGAAAAGAAGAACAAATGTACGTAGCTATTTGGTTCTACATTGCTTCTTTTGTTACAGTTCCACTTCTTTTTATCGTAAACAACATTGTGATCCCAGCAGGATTCTTAAAGTCCTACTCGGTGTATGCAGGTGTGTTTGATGCCAACATCCAATGGTGGTATGGGCACAACGCAGTAGCCTTTGTTCTTACGACTCCTTTTTTGGGACTTATGTATTATTACCTCCCAAAACACATCAAACAACCCATTTACTCTCATAGACTTTCGATCATCCATTTCTGGTCGTTAATCTTTATCTATATTTGGGCAGGTCCTCACCATTTACTATATTCTCCAATTCCAGAATGGTTACAAACAACAGGGATGGTATTCTCCATCATGTTATGGATGCCTTCTTGGGGTGGTATGTTGAATGGATTCCTCACACTGACCCAAGCAAAAGATAAAATCAAAGTGGATGCTACCCTCAAAATGATGTTAGCTGCAGTCACTTTTTACGGTATGTCTACATTTGAAGGTCCACTTCTTTCCATTCGTGCGGTTTCTGCACTTGGACATAACACTGACTGGATCATAGGTCACGTTCACTCCGGAACACTCGGTTGGGTGGGATTTATGTCTGCCGCTGCTTTATACTATCTTGTGCCAAGACTTTGGAATTCCAATCTCTATAGCGAAAAACTTGCCAATGCACACTTCTGGCTCGGAACACTTGGTATCCTACTCTACATTATTTCAATGTGGGTGTCTGGAATTACAGAAGGTTCTATGTGGAGAGCGGTTGGAGAAAACGGTGAACTCGTATATAAAGACTGGGTAGAAATTGTAGAGTTCTTAAAACCATTTAGACTTTTCCGTGCGATCGGTGGAACACTCTATCTAACAGGGATTATACTAATGGTGTATAACTTTATCAAAACCATTCAAAATAAAGATAGTGGGTTTGTAGAACAAGACTTACGTATAGGAGTGAAATCATAA
- a CDS encoding DUF5683 domain-containing protein, producing MKLTITQFIKFATLLVVLAGNLSAENILLKKGGTLQGKVIEQDQYKLKIRKEDGTTVVLNKTDILKVVYKDHLTAAEEDKLRKAEEEKERLKKEKEDTARLKKEQEDAAKLEKELASKNATAEAEAKRKQEEDAKLAEADRKNLTKTGAAWRSAVLPGWGQWKQGRKVQAFVYPSIIAVGLFFTYDKHRMYLNAKRDYNNLDNPYTTNGLIRAAFTPQGTATVSPAEAVVASQLGPFKGQRESVERHYQEMQYIGVATLLVYFWNIFDAYYFHPTGSGLSMDDTRKEKFFMNSSVERVGYHPTAIAGDRGIEHRTQLGYEYTF from the coding sequence TTGAAACTGACTATTACACAATTCATTAAATTCGCAACACTTTTGGTAGTGCTCGCAGGTAACCTATCCGCAGAGAACATCCTTCTCAAAAAAGGGGGAACTCTCCAAGGTAAGGTAATCGAACAAGACCAATATAAGCTAAAAATTCGAAAAGAAGACGGGACTACTGTTGTTCTCAACAAAACAGACATCCTTAAAGTGGTATACAAAGACCACCTAACTGCAGCAGAGGAAGACAAACTCAGAAAAGCAGAAGAAGAAAAAGAAAGGCTTAAAAAAGAAAAAGAAGACACAGCACGACTCAAAAAAGAGCAAGAAGATGCAGCTAAATTAGAAAAAGAATTAGCTTCAAAAAATGCAACTGCTGAGGCCGAAGCCAAACGCAAACAAGAAGAAGACGCTAAACTCGCAGAAGCTGATCGTAAAAACCTAACAAAAACAGGTGCCGCTTGGCGATCCGCAGTACTCCCAGGTTGGGGCCAGTGGAAACAAGGTAGAAAGGTACAAGCCTTTGTATATCCATCGATCATTGCTGTCGGTTTATTTTTCACATACGATAAACATCGAATGTATTTGAATGCGAAACGCGATTACAACAATTTAGATAATCCTTACACAACAAACGGTTTGATCCGTGCCGCTTTTACCCCACAAGGTACAGCGACTGTGTCTCCTGCAGAAGCAGTGGTGGCAAGCCAACTTGGTCCTTTCAAAGGACAAAGAGAGTCTGTGGAACGCCATTACCAAGAAATGCAATACATCGGTGTGGCAACTCTTCTTGTGTATTTCTGGAACATCTTTGATGCTTACTACTTCCACCCAACAGGTTCTGGTCTTAGTATGGATGATACACGCAAAGAAAAATTCTTCATGAATTCTTCAGTGGAGCGTGTGGGATACCACCCTACTGCAATTGCAGGAGATCGAGGTATCGAACACCGTACTCAATTAGGATATGAATATACTTTCTAA
- a CDS encoding glutamate synthase subunit beta encodes MGKPTGFLEFKKEYLQKIEPKERVKNYKEFEKPFAETVAKDQGARCMDCGIPFCHGDTGCPVDNLIPEFNDFVYRGRWKEAWENLSKTNNFPEFTGRLCPAPCESACTLGIIEPPVSIKSIERTIIDRAWEEGWVIPQPSVSKSGKKVAVVGSGPAGLAAGQQLARAGHTVTIFEKNDRIGGLLRYGIPDFKMEKRHIDRRMKQMEAEGVTFKTNVNVGVDITAKQLLADFDSVVLACGSEVPRDLPVEGRKSKGVYYAMEFLSKNNKHVAGDAIEIIDAKDKHVIVIGGGDTGSDCVGTSNRHGAKSVTQIELFPEPPKERDSSTPWPLYPKMLRTSTSHEEGVSRKWAVSTMGFKSNEKGEVTAIYGSEVKEENGKFNPVPGTEFEWPADLVFLAMGFVNPVKEGLLADLQKEGLELDGRGNVKADFGTKPGSFATSVPKVYACGDVRRGQSLIVWAISEGRKCADQLHHFLTQEVEG; translated from the coding sequence GTGGGTAAACCAACAGGATTTTTAGAATTTAAAAAAGAATACCTTCAGAAAATTGAACCGAAGGAAAGAGTTAAGAACTATAAAGAGTTCGAAAAACCTTTCGCTGAGACTGTTGCCAAAGACCAAGGCGCTCGTTGTATGGATTGTGGGATTCCTTTTTGTCATGGTGATACAGGTTGCCCTGTAGATAACCTCATCCCCGAATTCAATGATTTTGTTTATCGAGGTCGCTGGAAAGAGGCTTGGGAAAATCTTTCCAAAACTAACAACTTCCCTGAATTTACAGGAAGGCTTTGCCCTGCTCCCTGTGAGTCCGCTTGTACTTTAGGTATCATTGAACCACCTGTTTCCATTAAGTCGATTGAAAGAACCATCATTGATCGTGCTTGGGAAGAAGGATGGGTCATCCCGCAACCTTCTGTTTCCAAGTCGGGTAAAAAAGTTGCTGTAGTTGGTTCTGGACCAGCAGGTCTTGCTGCAGGACAACAGTTAGCTCGTGCAGGACATACCGTAACTATCTTTGAAAAAAATGATCGTATAGGTGGCCTACTCCGCTATGGAATTCCAGACTTCAAAATGGAAAAACGTCACATTGACCGACGAATGAAACAAATGGAAGCAGAAGGTGTTACTTTCAAAACCAATGTAAACGTTGGCGTAGACATTACCGCCAAGCAATTATTAGCTGATTTTGATTCCGTGGTTCTCGCTTGTGGATCGGAAGTTCCAAGAGACCTACCTGTCGAAGGTAGAAAGAGCAAGGGTGTTTACTATGCTATGGAGTTTTTGTCCAAAAACAACAAACATGTAGCAGGTGATGCAATCGAGATTATCGATGCAAAAGACAAACATGTCATTGTAATTGGTGGTGGAGATACAGGTTCTGATTGTGTGGGAACATCCAACAGGCATGGTGCAAAATCAGTCACTCAAATTGAACTTTTTCCAGAACCGCCAAAAGAGAGAGATTCCTCCACTCCTTGGCCACTCTACCCTAAAATGCTTCGAACTTCCACCTCACATGAAGAAGGTGTCAGTCGAAAATGGGCCGTTTCTACAATGGGTTTTAAATCCAATGAAAAAGGCGAAGTCACTGCGATTTACGGATCGGAAGTAAAAGAAGAAAACGGGAAATTCAATCCAGTTCCTGGAACTGAATTTGAATGGCCTGCGGATTTAGTATTCTTAGCGATGGGATTTGTGAATCCCGTCAAAGAGGGTTTACTCGCAGATTTGCAAAAAGAAGGACTAGAACTTGATGGTAGGGGGAATGTAAAGGCAGATTTCGGAACAAAACCGGGATCTTTTGCAACTTCTGTACCGAAAGTGTACGCTTGCGGCGACGTAAGACGGGGGCAATCCCTCATTGTATGGGCCATTTCTGAAGGAAGGAAGTGTGCTGACCAATTACACCACTTCCTTACGCAAGAAGTAGAGGGATAA
- the gltB gene encoding glutamate synthase large subunit, translated as MSKSNQPPILPPLGPQAQGMYDPAMDKDSCGVGFIANYKGKRSRDIVDKGIRLMCNLEHRGAEGADPKTGDGAGIMINIPDAFFRKNLPFALPKEGDYAVGFLFLPQNTEVRTAVENVIEKIIVDEGEEFLGFRDVPVNKEYAGVVASKTIPVFKQVFIGKKSKKLKTSDDFERKLFLIRRLIDRRIRSEMKLDRSQYYVPSFSSRTIVYKGMLLGDQVKKFYEDLKSPDLTSAFCLTHTRFSTNTFPTWDLAHPYRQIAHNGEINTLRGNMNWMAARQMVMQSPLYGDELRRMLPIVMEGQSDTATFDTVLELLVMGGRSLPHSVMMMIPEAWSKNKAMDADRRAFYEYHATFMEPWDGPAAIAFTDGRIIGATLDRNGLRPARFIVTKHDEVIMSSEAGVLNLPPEEVLVQDRLRPGRMLLIDMEKGQILDDEEIKKQIATQKPYRKWVEDNMIRLGSLPDPENVKQPQHETILERQRAFGYTHEDVFTIIKPMGVSGEEPIGSMGVDSSLAVLSEKPQPLFRYFKQNFAQVTNPPIDPIREELVMELTTYIGPEGNLLSEEPEHAHRLELEHPILTNEDFEKIKQISEGHFKAKTFAILFDPSKKHDMRNSLDRVCADAAKAVREQGVNLIILTDHGVGEKKAAIPSLLAVAGLHHYLIREGLRTKAGIVLESGEPREVAHFALLCGYGANAINPYLAFETIADLSQQGLLPEVPNYKDAKKKYIKSIGKGLFKVFSKMGISTLQSYCGAQIFEAVGLDSELVNTYFAGTQSRIEGLSLEMLEEETVRRHKAAYDPTFFPNNLEPGGVHYYRKNGDSHLYTPITVHKLQKATQDNDYKTFKEFSSLIDNQNEKAITLRSLFHLDFEGSKAIPIEEVESVKSILKRFQTGAMSHGSISWEAHTTLAIAMNRIGAKSNTGEGGEDPVRFKTLPNGDSMRSAIKQVASARFGVTMEYLTNADDIQIKMAQGAKPGEGGQLPGHKVDKYIGWLRYSTPGVTLISPPPHHDIYSIEDLKQLIFDLKNSNPRARVSVKLVSESGVGTVAAGVAKAHADHILIAGHEGGTGASPISSIHHAGTPWELGLSETHQTLVANGLRDRVYLAVDGKLLTGKDVVVGALLGAEEFGFSTSALVSVGCIMMRKCHLNTCPVGVATQDEFLRSKFTGKPEYVVNFMTFVAEEVREIMAKLGFRTFEEMIGQVEKIKFKRPHHHWKARGLDFTKVLHRPTPVFPTGLFRTKEQNHHLDEQIDNELIRKSLPAIDHKQPVKIKTSIVNLNRSVGTMLSHEVTKKYGVDGLSEDTIDIEFTGTAGQSFGAFVTKGMTLRLVGEGNDYVGKGLCGGKLIFQTPKTAPYKAEENIVIGNTCFIGATSGNAYVNGIAGERFCVRNSGAHVIVEGTGDHGCEYMTGGRVVILGDIGRNFAAGMSGGIAYLWDPKTNKEALINKEMVDLDPLTDASEIAEVKKMVEDHKTYTGSKRAEEVLAKWDIVVKEMIKVIPRDYKKALEKMAEENASGKQNKEGVTARG; from the coding sequence ATGTCAAAATCTAACCAACCACCCATCCTTCCGCCACTCGGCCCACAGGCCCAAGGTATGTATGATCCTGCCATGGACAAAGATTCCTGTGGTGTTGGTTTTATCGCAAATTATAAAGGCAAACGCTCCCGCGACATCGTAGACAAAGGGATCCGCCTAATGTGTAACCTCGAACACCGAGGGGCCGAAGGAGCTGATCCAAAAACCGGTGACGGTGCAGGGATCATGATCAACATTCCCGATGCATTTTTTAGAAAGAATCTTCCCTTCGCTCTCCCGAAAGAAGGCGATTATGCCGTGGGTTTTCTTTTCCTACCGCAAAACACAGAAGTAAGAACTGCTGTCGAAAACGTGATCGAAAAGATCATTGTTGATGAAGGGGAAGAATTCCTTGGGTTCCGAGATGTTCCGGTGAACAAAGAATATGCGGGAGTGGTTGCTTCTAAAACCATTCCGGTATTCAAACAAGTATTCATAGGCAAAAAATCCAAAAAACTCAAAACTTCTGACGACTTCGAAAGGAAACTATTCCTCATCCGTCGTCTCATTGACAGACGAATTCGCTCGGAAATGAAATTGGATCGTTCTCAGTACTACGTTCCTAGTTTTTCGTCACGTACGATCGTTTACAAAGGGATGTTACTTGGAGACCAGGTTAAAAAATTCTATGAAGATTTAAAATCTCCAGATTTAACTTCTGCCTTTTGTTTAACACATACAAGGTTTTCGACTAACACCTTCCCTACTTGGGATTTGGCTCACCCTTATCGCCAAATTGCCCATAACGGAGAAATCAACACACTTCGTGGGAACATGAACTGGATGGCAGCACGCCAGATGGTGATGCAGTCTCCACTCTATGGGGATGAACTTCGTCGTATGCTTCCGATTGTTATGGAAGGCCAGTCAGACACTGCAACCTTTGATACTGTTCTTGAACTACTCGTGATGGGGGGAAGGTCTTTACCTCACTCCGTCATGATGATGATTCCAGAAGCTTGGTCTAAAAACAAAGCGATGGATGCCGACAGACGCGCGTTCTACGAATATCATGCCACGTTTATGGAACCTTGGGATGGACCTGCTGCCATTGCCTTTACCGATGGCCGCATCATCGGTGCTACACTCGATAGAAATGGCCTTCGCCCTGCAAGATTTATTGTCACAAAACATGATGAAGTGATTATGTCTTCGGAAGCAGGAGTTCTTAACCTCCCTCCAGAAGAAGTTTTAGTCCAAGACCGTCTTCGTCCAGGTCGTATGCTCCTTATCGATATGGAAAAAGGCCAAATCCTAGATGATGAAGAAATCAAAAAACAAATTGCGACTCAAAAACCTTACCGCAAATGGGTAGAAGACAATATGATTCGTTTGGGATCATTGCCTGATCCAGAGAACGTAAAACAGCCGCAACACGAAACCATTTTGGAACGCCAAAGAGCATTTGGTTACACTCACGAAGATGTATTTACCATCATCAAACCAATGGGAGTTTCTGGAGAAGAACCGATCGGCTCTATGGGTGTGGATTCTTCTTTGGCTGTGCTCAGTGAAAAACCACAACCCCTATTTCGTTACTTCAAACAAAACTTTGCCCAAGTCACAAACCCTCCCATCGATCCAATCCGTGAAGAGTTGGTGATGGAACTGACCACTTACATTGGACCTGAAGGAAACCTACTCTCCGAAGAACCAGAACACGCACACCGTTTGGAATTGGAACATCCCATCCTCACAAACGAAGATTTTGAAAAAATCAAACAAATCAGTGAAGGTCATTTCAAAGCCAAAACCTTTGCCATCCTTTTTGATCCATCCAAAAAACATGATATGAGAAACTCACTGGATCGTGTTTGTGCCGATGCTGCCAAAGCGGTTCGTGAACAAGGGGTGAACCTGATCATATTAACCGATCACGGTGTGGGTGAGAAAAAAGCTGCCATCCCTTCGCTACTAGCTGTTGCAGGACTTCATCACTATTTGATTCGAGAAGGACTCAGAACCAAAGCAGGGATTGTATTAGAATCCGGCGAACCAAGAGAAGTGGCCCACTTTGCACTGTTATGTGGTTATGGTGCCAATGCCATCAATCCATATCTTGCTTTTGAAACCATTGCTGATTTATCACAACAAGGTTTACTTCCAGAAGTTCCCAATTACAAGGATGCGAAAAAGAAATACATCAAATCAATTGGGAAAGGACTTTTCAAAGTGTTCTCCAAAATGGGGATTTCTACATTACAATCGTATTGTGGTGCCCAAATTTTTGAGGCGGTTGGTCTTGATTCTGAGTTAGTCAACACTTACTTTGCGGGAACCCAATCCAGAATCGAAGGACTTTCTTTGGAGATGTTGGAAGAAGAAACCGTTCGCCGCCACAAAGCAGCTTATGACCCTACATTTTTCCCTAATAACTTGGAACCAGGTGGAGTTCACTACTACCGTAAAAATGGCGATAGCCATCTTTATACTCCGATCACTGTACATAAACTCCAGAAAGCAACACAAGACAACGACTACAAAACTTTTAAAGAGTTTTCTAGCCTCATTGATAACCAGAACGAAAAGGCAATCACTCTTAGAAGTTTATTCCATCTCGACTTTGAAGGATCCAAAGCAATCCCGATTGAAGAAGTGGAATCAGTGAAGTCCATTCTCAAACGTTTCCAAACGGGAGCGATGAGCCATGGATCTATTTCTTGGGAAGCACATACTACTCTTGCAATCGCAATGAACCGAATTGGTGCAAAATCCAATACGGGAGAAGGTGGAGAAGATCCTGTCAGGTTCAAAACTCTTCCGAATGGGGATAGCATGCGTTCGGCGATCAAACAAGTGGCATCAGCTAGATTTGGTGTGACAATGGAATACCTAACCAATGCCGATGATATTCAAATCAAAATGGCACAGGGCGCAAAACCAGGAGAAGGTGGACAACTTCCAGGGCACAAAGTAGACAAATACATTGGATGGCTCCGATACTCTACCCCTGGTGTGACACTGATCTCCCCTCCTCCTCACCATGATATTTATTCGATTGAGGATTTAAAACAGCTCATCTTCGATTTAAAAAACTCAAATCCTAGAGCAAGAGTTTCAGTAAAATTAGTTTCTGAATCGGGTGTAGGAACTGTTGCAGCAGGTGTTGCGAAAGCTCATGCGGATCATATCCTGATTGCTGGACATGAAGGGGGAACAGGAGCAAGTCCTATCTCTTCCATCCATCATGCAGGAACTCCTTGGGAACTCGGACTTTCAGAAACTCACCAAACTCTTGTCGCCAATGGACTTCGTGACCGGGTCTATCTCGCTGTCGATGGAAAACTCCTTACCGGAAAAGATGTGGTAGTGGGTGCCCTACTTGGAGCTGAAGAATTTGGATTCTCTACTTCTGCTCTAGTATCCGTAGGTTGTATCATGATGCGTAAATGCCACTTGAATACATGCCCTGTGGGGGTTGCGACTCAAGATGAATTCTTAAGAAGTAAATTTACCGGCAAACCAGAGTATGTTGTAAACTTTATGACTTTCGTTGCAGAAGAAGTGCGCGAGATCATGGCGAAACTTGGATTTAGAACTTTCGAAGAGATGATTGGCCAAGTGGAAAAAATTAAGTTCAAACGACCTCACCACCATTGGAAGGCACGCGGACTTGATTTTACAAAAGTCCTCCATAGGCCAACTCCTGTCTTCCCTACGGGACTCTTCCGTACGAAAGAGCAGAACCACCATTTGGATGAACAAATCGACAACGAACTGATTCGTAAATCACTTCCAGCGATTGACCACAAACAACCGGTCAAAATCAAAACATCCATTGTGAACTTAAATCGTTCCGTAGGAACAATGCTCAGCCACGAAGTAACAAAAAAATATGGAGTGGATGGTCTTTCTGAAGATACGATCGATATCGAATTCACAGGAACCGCAGGACAATCGTTTGGTGCATTTGTTACCAAAGGGATGACACTTCGTTTGGTTGGGGAAGGAAACGACTATGTTGGGAAAGGTCTTTGTGGCGGAAAACTCATCTTCCAAACTCCAAAAACAGCTCCTTATAAAGCAGAAGAAAATATCGTGATCGGTAACACTTGTTTTATTGGAGCGACCAGCGGAAATGCTTATGTCAATGGAATTGCTGGGGAAAGATTCTGTGTTCGTAACTCAGGGGCCCATGTCATTGTCGAAGGAACGGGTGACCATGGTTGTGAATATATGACCGGTGGGCGAGTCGTCATCCTCGGAGACATTGGACGAAACTTTGCTGCGGGTATGTCTGGTGGGATTGCTTACCTTTGGGATCCAAAGACAAACAAAGAAGCTCTCATCAACAAAGAAATGGTCGACTTAGATCCGTTAACTGATGCATCCGAAATTGCCGAAGTGAAAAAGATGGTAGAAGATCATAAAACATACACAGGTTCCAAACGAGCAGAAGAAGTTCTCGCGAAATGGGACATTGTTGTCAAAGAAATGATCAAAGTGATTCCGAGAGATTATAAAAAAGCTCTAGAAAAAATGGCCGAAGAAAATGCATCGGGAAAACAAAACAAAGAGGGGGTAACAGCTCGTGGGTAA
- a CDS encoding shikimate kinase, which yields MNIIFIGARGAGKSKVSRSLSKKTEFPVVSTDSIAVYEAGGIPIPKFVEKSGWKAFRELEYSILQKLKAADGIILDCGGGILFDLDENGNEVPSQRKLDLLRSMGRIVYLERGAEELIEKVKGDPTRPDLSKETSYRSILEKRLPVYQEAAHFKLNLSKLSKEEAAEHILDWLGIKSK from the coding sequence ATGAACATTATCTTCATTGGAGCAAGAGGCGCCGGAAAATCCAAAGTTTCTCGTTCCCTATCCAAAAAAACCGAATTCCCAGTTGTTTCTACTGATTCCATTGCAGTTTATGAGGCTGGTGGGATTCCCATCCCCAAATTTGTGGAAAAATCTGGCTGGAAGGCTTTCCGAGAATTAGAATATTCTATTTTGCAAAAATTGAAAGCTGCGGATGGAATCATTCTGGATTGTGGTGGTGGCATCCTCTTTGATTTGGATGAGAACGGGAACGAAGTCCCAAGCCAAAGAAAATTGGACCTACTCCGTAGTATGGGAAGGATCGTTTATTTGGAACGCGGAGCAGAGGAACTCATCGAAAAAGTAAAGGGGGACCCGACAAGACCCGACCTTTCTAAAGAAACTTCTTACCGCTCCATCCTAGAAAAAAGACTACCCGTCTACCAAGAAGCCGCACATTTTAAGCTGAATCTATCTAAACTTTCCAAAGAAGAAGCCGCCGAACACATCTTAGATTGGTTAGGAATTAAATCCAAATAA
- a CDS encoding HDOD domain-containing protein codes for MLKSKVDEVLQDVNKLPAISSVVSKVLEKLQKPDVNIADLAQEISKDPAITANVIKLSNSAYYRASKPIRTVQEALMTLGIKTVKEIVLLTAAKGILSQDLNSYQLEAAQLWTSSLLVAELSSKIVQHKKLKIDKDLAFTSGLLCSVGKIVLAQFFSPVMMQIKADLKDNQEPFPMLEKKYFGYTHMEVSENLLKRWNFPQELTDVVANYLTPENSKNNPVLTSVVHIASILIVVSGIGIDIGGESVPISPFALSQTGVTEADIETYFVHIPDLQAGLADLLNV; via the coding sequence ATGCTAAAATCGAAGGTTGATGAAGTATTACAAGACGTAAATAAACTACCTGCCATTTCGTCGGTTGTGTCTAAGGTATTGGAAAAACTCCAAAAACCCGACGTAAATATTGCTGACCTTGCACAGGAAATTTCCAAAGACCCAGCCATCACTGCCAATGTGATTAAACTTTCCAATTCCGCATACTACCGGGCCTCCAAACCCATCCGCACGGTCCAAGAGGCTCTGATGACTCTCGGGATCAAGACGGTGAAAGAAATTGTCCTACTCACTGCTGCCAAAGGAATCCTTTCGCAAGATCTTAATAGTTACCAATTGGAAGCAGCCCAACTTTGGACTTCTTCGCTACTGGTGGCAGAACTTTCGAGTAAAATTGTCCAACACAAAAAACTAAAAATAGATAAAGACCTAGCTTTCACATCGGGCCTTCTCTGTAGTGTGGGTAAAATTGTACTCGCTCAGTTCTTTAGCCCGGTGATGATGCAAATCAAAGCGGATCTAAAAGACAACCAAGAACCCTTCCCTATGTTAGAAAAAAAGTATTTCGGATACACACATATGGAAGTGTCTGAGAATCTTTTGAAACGTTGGAACTTCCCACAGGAATTGACTGATGTTGTCGCCAACTACCTCACACCAGAAAATTCCAAAAACAACCCCGTTCTCACTTCTGTTGTACATATTGCGAGTATTCTCATAGTCGTTTCTGGAATTGGAATCGATATTGGTGGTGAGTCCGTTCCGATTTCTCCTTTTGCACTCAGCCAAACAGGCGTTACAGAAGCAGATATTGAAACCTACTTTGTCCATATTCCTGATTTACAAGCCGGCCTTGCTGATTTGTTAAACGTATAA
- a CDS encoding chemotaxis protein CheD, translating into MSIKSKIINVGIADIKVGKDTDVLRTTLGSCIGIVLYDPEQKVGAISHIMLAKDPTGKDATKFPHKYGETALPILIEMMKQQGSNIGRYSCRMFGGASMFKGINSQFLQNIGEQNIAIVKKFMEENKIPVIVEDVAGNEGRTISLYCDDGRVLLKKAGMEKYLYKVR; encoded by the coding sequence ATGTCTATTAAATCCAAAATCATCAATGTGGGAATTGCCGACATCAAGGTCGGAAAAGATACGGATGTGCTCCGAACCACATTGGGTTCGTGCATAGGAATCGTTCTGTATGATCCGGAACAGAAAGTGGGGGCCATTTCCCATATCATGCTTGCCAAAGATCCTACAGGCAAGGATGCCACCAAGTTTCCGCATAAATACGGAGAAACTGCCCTCCCCATCCTCATCGAAATGATGAAACAACAAGGATCCAACATTGGTCGTTACTCTTGTCGAATGTTCGGTGGTGCCTCTATGTTTAAAGGGATCAACTCCCAATTTTTACAAAACATCGGGGAACAGAATATCGCTATTGTCAAAAAATTTATGGAAGAGAATAAAATCCCTGTCATTGTGGAAGATGTAGCTGGGAACGAAGGAAGAACTATCAGTCTTTACTGTGACGACGGGCGTGTGCTGTTAAAAAAAGCTGGTATGGAAAAATACCTTTATAAGGTGCGTTAG